The Corvus hawaiiensis isolate bCorHaw1 chromosome 32, bCorHaw1.pri.cur, whole genome shotgun sequence genome has a segment encoding these proteins:
- the ILF3 gene encoding interleukin enhancer-binding factor 3 isoform X4: MRPMRIFVNDDRHVMAKHSAVYPTQEELEAVQNMVSHTERALKAVSDWIDEQEKVSGEQPETESMETAAEEENKEGGDQKATEQLTRTLRGVMRVGLVAKGLLLKGDLDLELVLLCKDKPTAKLLEKVADNLGVQLAAITEDKYEIIQSVGDAAIVIKNTKEPPLTLTIHLTSPVVREELEKQLAGETLSVTDSPDVLDRQKCLAALASLRHAKWFQARANGLKSCVIVIRVLRDLCTRVPTWAPLRGWPLELLCEKSIGTANRPMGAGEALRRVLECLASGIVMPDGSGIYDPCEKEATDAIGHLDRQQREDITQSAQHALRLAAFGQLHKVLGMDPLPSKMPKKPKNENPVDYTVQIPPSTTYAVTPMKRPMEEDGEEKSPSKKKKKIQKKEEKLEPPQAMNALMKLNQLKPGLQYKLVSQTGPVHAPIFTMSVEIDGSTFEASGPSKKTAKLHVAVKVLQDMGLPTGVEGKDSGKGDESAEETETKPVVVAPPPVVETVSTPTAASPPSDQTPENVKQQGPILTKHGKNPVMELNEKRRGLKYELISETGGSHDKRFVMEVEVDGQKFQGAGSNKKVAKAYAALAALEKLFPDAPVAIEQNKKKRAPVPARGGPKFPVKQHNPGFGMGGGPMHNEAPPPPNMRGRGRGGNIRGRGRGRGGFGGNHGGYMNTGAGYGSYGYGGNSATAGYSQFYSNGGHSNSGSGGGSSGYGSYYQGGDGYTAPAPPKHGGKKQQHGGGQKASYGSGYATHQGQQPYGQGQYGGYGPGQGKQKGYGHGQGGYSYSNSYNSPGGGSDYNYESKYSYSGNSGRSGGGNNYSGGGSYNSGSHGGYGGSGGGGSSYQGKAGGYSSQSNYNSPGSQNYSGPPSSYQASQGGYGRNEHSMSYQYR; the protein is encoded by the exons atg CGCCCGATGCGGATCTTCGTGAACGACGACCGGCATGTGATGGCCAAGCACTCGGCCGTGTACCCCacgcaggaggagctggaggccgTGCAGAACATGGTTTCCCACACGGAGCGGGCGCTCAAAGCCGTCTCCGACTGGATTGACGAGCAGGAGAAGGTCAGCGGGGAGCAGCCGGAGACGGAGTCCATGGAGACGGCGGCcgaggaggagaacaaggaagGAGG GGATCAGAAGGCCACGGAGCAGCTGACGAGGACCCTGCGCGGGGTGATGCGCGTGGGGCTCGTGGCCAAAGGCCTCTTGCTGAAGGGGGACCTGGACCTGGAGCTGGTCCTGCTGTGCAAAGACAAACCCACGGCCAAGCTCCTGGAAAAAGTCGCCGATAACCTGGGAGTGCAGCTCGCG GCGATCACCGAGGACAAGTACGAGATCATCCAGTCGGTGGGAGACGCCGCCATCGTCATCAAGAACACGAAGGAGCCCCCACTGACCCTGACCATCCACCTGACGTCGCCCGTGgtcagggaagagctggagaagcagctggcCGGAG AAACGCTCTCAGTCACCGACTCCCCGGACGTTCTGGACAGGCAGAAATGCCTTGCTGCCTTGGCGTCTCTGCGCCACGCCAAGTGGTTCCAG GCCAGGGCCAACGGGCTGAAGTCGTGCGTCATCGTGATCCGGGTGCTGCGGGACCTCTGCACTCGCGTCCCCACCTGGGCCCCGCTCAGAGGATGG cctctggagctgctgtgtgagAAATCCATCGGGACGGCGAACCGGCCGATGGGCGCGGGCGAGGCGCTGCGCCGGGTACTGGAGTGCCTGGCCTCGGGCATCGTCATGCCAG ATGGTTCTGGTATTTATGACCCTTGTGAAAAAGAAGCCACTGATGCTATTGGGCATCTAGACAGACAACAAAGGGAAGATATCACACAGAGTGCTCAG CACGCGCTCCGGCTCGCCGCCTTCGGCCAGCTCCACAAGGTCCTGGGCATGGATCCCCTGCCCTCCAAAATGCCCAAGAAACCAAAGAACGAGAACCCGGTCGATTATACTG TTCAGATCCCACCCAGTACCACGTACGCCGTGACCCCCATGAAGCGGCCAATGGAGGAGGACGGGGAGGAGAAATCCcccagcaaaaagaaaaagaagattcaGAAAAAAG AGGAAAAGCTGGAGCCTCCACAGGCCATGAACGCGCTGATGAAGCTGAACCAGCTCAAACCGGGGCTCCAGTACAAACTGGTGTCCCAGACCGGCCCCGTGCACGCTCCCATCTTCACCATGTCTGTGGAGATCGATGGCAGCACCTTCGAGGCCTCGGGGCCATCCAAGAAAACGGCGAAGCTTCACGTGGCCGTGAAG gtgctgcaggacaTGGGTTTGCCCACCGGAGTGGAAGGCAAAGACTCCGGGAAGGGCGATGAGTCGGCGGAGGAGACGGAGACGAAGCCGGTGGTTGTGGCTCCTCCGCCTGTCGTGGAAACGGTGTCAACGCCCACGGCAGCCTCTCCCCCCTCAGATCAGACCCCTGAG AACGTGAAGCAGCAGGGACCAATCCTGACAAAGCACGGGAAGAACCCGGTGATGGAGCTGAACGAGAAGCGGCGCGGGCTCAAATACGAGCTGATCTCAGAGACGGGCGGCAGCCACGACAAGCGCTTCGTCATGGAG GTGGAGGTGGACGGGCAGAAGTTCCAAGGTGCTGGCTCAAACAAGAAGGTGGCCAAAGCCTACGCGGCGCTGGCCGCGCTGGAGAAGCTGTTCCCAGACGCTCCCGTTGCCATCGAgcagaacaagaagaaaagagcCCCTGTTCCAGCCAGGGGCGGCCCCAAATTCCCAGTCAAA CAGCACAACCCAGGCTTCGGCATGGGGGGGGGCCCCATGCACAACGaggcccccccaccccccaacatgcggggccgcggccggggcgGGAACATCCGGGGCCGCGGGAGAGGCCGGGGCGGCTTCGGCGGCAACCACGGCGGCTACATGAACACAG gggctgggtACGGGAGCTACGGCTACGGAGGGAATTCCGCCACCGCCGGCTACA GCCAGTTCTACAGCAACGGCGGCCACTCCAACTCGGGCAGCGGCGGTGGCTCCTCGGGATACGGCTCCTACTACCAGGGCGGGGATGGGTACACGGCCCCCGCGCCGCCCAAGCACGGcgggaagaagcagcagcacggcGGTGGCCAGAAGGCCTCGTACGGCTCTGGCTACGCCACCCACCAGGGCCAGCAGCCCTACGGGCAGGGCCAGTATGGCGGCTACGGCCCCGGGCAGGGCAAGCAGAAGGGCTACGGCCACGGCCAGGGCGGCTACTCCTACTCCAACTCCTACAACTCGCCCGGTGGCGGCTCCGACTACAACTACGAGAGCAAATACA gttACAGCGGCAACAGCGGCCGCAGCGGCGGCGGCAACAACTACTCCGGGGGCGGCTCCTACAACTCCGGCTCCCACGGGGGCTACGGGGGCTCCGGGGGCGGGGGCTCCTCGTACCAAGGTAAGGCAG GCGGATACTCCTCCCAGTCCAACTACAACTCCCCGGGTTCCCAGAACTACAGCGGCCCCCCCAGCTCCTACCAGGCGTCCCAGGGCGGATACGGCAGGAACGAGCACAGCATGAGTTACCAGTACAGATAA
- the ILF3 gene encoding interleukin enhancer-binding factor 3 isoform X2, with protein MRPMRIFVNDDRHVMAKHSAVYPTQEELEAVQNMVSHTERALKAVSDWIDEQEKVSGEQPETESMETAAEEENKEGGDQKATEQLTRTLRGVMRVGLVAKGLLLKGDLDLELVLLCKDKPTAKLLEKVADNLGVQLAAITEDKYEIIQSVGDAAIVIKNTKEPPLTLTIHLTSPVVREELEKQLAGETLSVTDSPDVLDRQKCLAALASLRHAKWFQARANGLKSCVIVIRVLRDLCTRVPTWAPLRGWPLELLCEKSIGTANRPMGAGEALRRVLECLASGIVMPDGSGIYDPCEKEATDAIGHLDRQQREDITQSAQHALRLAAFGQLHKVLGMDPLPSKMPKKPKNENPVDYTVQIPPSTTYAVTPMKRPMEEDGEEKSPSKKKKKIQKKGIELTREEKLEPPQAMNALMKLNQLKPGLQYKLVSQTGPVHAPIFTMSVEIDGSTFEASGPSKKTAKLHVAVKVLQDMGLPTGVEGKDSGKGDESAEETETKPVVVAPPPVVETVSTPTAASPPSDQTPENVKQQGPILTKHGKNPVMELNEKRRGLKYELISETGGSHDKRFVMEVEVDGQKFQGAGSNKKVAKAYAALAALEKLFPDAPVAIEQNKKKRAPVPARGGPKFPVKHNPGFGMGGGPMHNEAPPPPNMRGRGRGGNIRGRGRGRGGFGGNHGGYMNTGAGYGSYGYGGNSATAGYSQFYSNGGHSNSGSGGGSSGYGSYYQGGDGYTAPAPPKHGGKKQQHGGGQKASYGSGYATHQGQQPYGQGQYGGYGPGQGKQKGYGHGQGGYSYSNSYNSPGGGSDYNYESKYSYSGNSGRSGGGNNYSGGGSYNSGSHGGYGGSGGGGSSYQGKAGGYSSQSNYNSPGSQNYSGPPSSYQASQGGYGRNEHSMSYQYR; from the exons atg CGCCCGATGCGGATCTTCGTGAACGACGACCGGCATGTGATGGCCAAGCACTCGGCCGTGTACCCCacgcaggaggagctggaggccgTGCAGAACATGGTTTCCCACACGGAGCGGGCGCTCAAAGCCGTCTCCGACTGGATTGACGAGCAGGAGAAGGTCAGCGGGGAGCAGCCGGAGACGGAGTCCATGGAGACGGCGGCcgaggaggagaacaaggaagGAGG GGATCAGAAGGCCACGGAGCAGCTGACGAGGACCCTGCGCGGGGTGATGCGCGTGGGGCTCGTGGCCAAAGGCCTCTTGCTGAAGGGGGACCTGGACCTGGAGCTGGTCCTGCTGTGCAAAGACAAACCCACGGCCAAGCTCCTGGAAAAAGTCGCCGATAACCTGGGAGTGCAGCTCGCG GCGATCACCGAGGACAAGTACGAGATCATCCAGTCGGTGGGAGACGCCGCCATCGTCATCAAGAACACGAAGGAGCCCCCACTGACCCTGACCATCCACCTGACGTCGCCCGTGgtcagggaagagctggagaagcagctggcCGGAG AAACGCTCTCAGTCACCGACTCCCCGGACGTTCTGGACAGGCAGAAATGCCTTGCTGCCTTGGCGTCTCTGCGCCACGCCAAGTGGTTCCAG GCCAGGGCCAACGGGCTGAAGTCGTGCGTCATCGTGATCCGGGTGCTGCGGGACCTCTGCACTCGCGTCCCCACCTGGGCCCCGCTCAGAGGATGG cctctggagctgctgtgtgagAAATCCATCGGGACGGCGAACCGGCCGATGGGCGCGGGCGAGGCGCTGCGCCGGGTACTGGAGTGCCTGGCCTCGGGCATCGTCATGCCAG ATGGTTCTGGTATTTATGACCCTTGTGAAAAAGAAGCCACTGATGCTATTGGGCATCTAGACAGACAACAAAGGGAAGATATCACACAGAGTGCTCAG CACGCGCTCCGGCTCGCCGCCTTCGGCCAGCTCCACAAGGTCCTGGGCATGGATCCCCTGCCCTCCAAAATGCCCAAGAAACCAAAGAACGAGAACCCGGTCGATTATACTG TTCAGATCCCACCCAGTACCACGTACGCCGTGACCCCCATGAAGCGGCCAATGGAGGAGGACGGGGAGGAGAAATCCcccagcaaaaagaaaaagaagattcaGAAAAAAGGTATTGAGTTAACGAGAG AGGAAAAGCTGGAGCCTCCACAGGCCATGAACGCGCTGATGAAGCTGAACCAGCTCAAACCGGGGCTCCAGTACAAACTGGTGTCCCAGACCGGCCCCGTGCACGCTCCCATCTTCACCATGTCTGTGGAGATCGATGGCAGCACCTTCGAGGCCTCGGGGCCATCCAAGAAAACGGCGAAGCTTCACGTGGCCGTGAAG gtgctgcaggacaTGGGTTTGCCCACCGGAGTGGAAGGCAAAGACTCCGGGAAGGGCGATGAGTCGGCGGAGGAGACGGAGACGAAGCCGGTGGTTGTGGCTCCTCCGCCTGTCGTGGAAACGGTGTCAACGCCCACGGCAGCCTCTCCCCCCTCAGATCAGACCCCTGAG AACGTGAAGCAGCAGGGACCAATCCTGACAAAGCACGGGAAGAACCCGGTGATGGAGCTGAACGAGAAGCGGCGCGGGCTCAAATACGAGCTGATCTCAGAGACGGGCGGCAGCCACGACAAGCGCTTCGTCATGGAG GTGGAGGTGGACGGGCAGAAGTTCCAAGGTGCTGGCTCAAACAAGAAGGTGGCCAAAGCCTACGCGGCGCTGGCCGCGCTGGAGAAGCTGTTCCCAGACGCTCCCGTTGCCATCGAgcagaacaagaagaaaagagcCCCTGTTCCAGCCAGGGGCGGCCCCAAATTCCCAGTCAAA CACAACCCAGGCTTCGGCATGGGGGGGGGCCCCATGCACAACGaggcccccccaccccccaacatgcggggccgcggccggggcgGGAACATCCGGGGCCGCGGGAGAGGCCGGGGCGGCTTCGGCGGCAACCACGGCGGCTACATGAACACAG gggctgggtACGGGAGCTACGGCTACGGAGGGAATTCCGCCACCGCCGGCTACA GCCAGTTCTACAGCAACGGCGGCCACTCCAACTCGGGCAGCGGCGGTGGCTCCTCGGGATACGGCTCCTACTACCAGGGCGGGGATGGGTACACGGCCCCCGCGCCGCCCAAGCACGGcgggaagaagcagcagcacggcGGTGGCCAGAAGGCCTCGTACGGCTCTGGCTACGCCACCCACCAGGGCCAGCAGCCCTACGGGCAGGGCCAGTATGGCGGCTACGGCCCCGGGCAGGGCAAGCAGAAGGGCTACGGCCACGGCCAGGGCGGCTACTCCTACTCCAACTCCTACAACTCGCCCGGTGGCGGCTCCGACTACAACTACGAGAGCAAATACA gttACAGCGGCAACAGCGGCCGCAGCGGCGGCGGCAACAACTACTCCGGGGGCGGCTCCTACAACTCCGGCTCCCACGGGGGCTACGGGGGCTCCGGGGGCGGGGGCTCCTCGTACCAAGGTAAGGCAG GCGGATACTCCTCCCAGTCCAACTACAACTCCCCGGGTTCCCAGAACTACAGCGGCCCCCCCAGCTCCTACCAGGCGTCCCAGGGCGGATACGGCAGGAACGAGCACAGCATGAGTTACCAGTACAGATAA